TTACCTACATGGCCCGACCCGGCCATAGCGGCCGGGCAACACCCGGACTCATGTCGAACCCGGAAGTTAAGCCGGCCGCGTTGGGGGATGCTGTGGGGTCCGCGAGGCCTCGCAGCGCCCCCAAGCCGGGATCGGGCCGCTACAGCCGGTTGATCCACAACCTCTCCTCCTCACCTTTTCTCGCATACGCGCAGCTCACGCTGCATTTGGTTGTCGTGCCTGGTTTCTGGCTGTAGGTTGGTGTACGGTAGCCCGTTATGCTGAAGTTATGTTGGATGTGTTTACATTCAAAGAGCTTTATACTTGGGAGTGTTGGGCTATACGTAGATGGAGAGAAGAGGCGTACGACCCTATAGGCTAAGGTAAGGGTGACATGGTATGGGTTATGTTCGCTGGCTAGGCCATTCGGCCTTTGAGATGCAGATTGACGGTTACCGGGTCCTTGTAGATCCTTGGCTTAGTAACCCACAGTCCCCTGTGAGCGTCAAAGACTATGAGGGTAAAGTCGATCTAGTGGTAGTGACGCATGACCACCTAGACCACCTTGGCGATGCTATAGAGATACTAAGGCTAAACCCTAGCGCAAAGTTTGCTGCCATATATGAACTAGCAAACTACGTTGCAGAGCAGCTAGGCGATAATTCTGGGAGGATAATTGGAGCCAATATAGGCGGACCCCTCAAGCTCCCAGGCATAAGCCTCAAGGTCATGTTCTTCCCTGCAACCCATAGCAGCGATCGTGGAGCACCTACGAGCGTGGTTATAGCTGGTAGAGAGGCTACCGTGTTCCATGCTGGCGACACCGGGCTCTTCGCCGAAATGCAGTTCATAGGCGAGCTGTACAACCCCGACATAGCTCTGCTCCCTATAGGCGGGCACTTCACCATGGACGTAGTCCAGGCTGCAAAGGCGGTCGAGCTTCTAAAACCGCGCGTAGCTATTCCGATGCACTACAATACCTTCCCCGTTATAGAAGCCGATCCCCAGGAGTTTGCCAGGCTGGTCGCAGAGAAGGGGCTAGACACTAAGGTAGTAGTGCTGAAGCCGGGCGAGTCCTACGAGTTCTAGTGAAGACGGTCTCCCGTTGCTCGTTATCCTAGTTTTTAATCCCTTCTGGCTCCCACTCGGGTGTCCTGGGTCCCGGCTTGAGCCAGAAGCTTGCTGTCTCAGAGTCGGAGTATCAGCTCCTGAAACGTCTTGTAGGCCGGGTTAAGCCCGGAGAGCGCTACACAACAGAGGAGCTTGCCAGCCTCCTAGGGCTGCCTAGGAGCCAGATAGAGTCCCTAGTGAGGCTCCTTGCTGATAAGGGGCTCCTCCATATAGAGGAGAGGATAGTGGAAAAGTACGTTGTTACCGAGGAGGCCGAGCGGTATCTCAGGGAGGGGTTCCCGGAGGAGAAGCTCGTAAAGCTGCTACACGAGCACGGTGGCCAGTTGCCCGTGGAGGAGGCTAGGCGGATTCTCGGTAGAGAGTTCGGCATAGCTATGGCTAATGCTTCGCGGAAGGGCTGGGTGAGCGTAGAGGCTGGCCAAGTAAAGCTGGTAGCCGAGCCGCTAGTGGAGGCTGAGGAGAGGAAGCTACTGGATAGGCTACGTAGCGGCGAGAAGCTCCCGCCTGACGAGCTGAAGCTCCTACGCCGCCGGCGCCTCGTCATGCCCGAGAAGGAGAGGATAACAATAGTCAGCCTAGAGGAGAGCCCAGAGAAGCTTCTCGAAAAAGTAGTGGTGGAGATAGGCGCCCTAACACGGCAGCTTATCGAGTCCGGCAAGTGGCGTAGCGTTAGGCTCCGCAGCTACAATGTGGCCGCGGAGCCTCCGAGGCTGTACCCTGGAAGGCTGCACTTCTTCCGCCAGTTCGTGGAGTATCTGCGCGACGTTATGAAGGAGCTAGGCTTCGTCGAGGTAGAGGAGCCTCCCGTCGAGCTCGAGTTCTGGAACTATGACGTGCTCTTCCAGCCCCAGTACCACCCGGCCCGTACGCCCACGGACACATTCTACCTCCGGCAGCCGCGGGAGGGCTCACTGCCAGACAGCCTGGCAGATAGCGTAAGGAAGGCGCATGAGGAAGGTGTGGCAAGGAGCCGTGGCTGGGGATACAGGTGGGACCCGTCCCGTGCAGCACGCCTAATACTGCGTAGCCATACTACAGCTGTATCTGCGCGCGTACTCGCCCAGAAGCCGAGGCCGCCTTTCCGGTTCTTCAGCCTTGGTAGAGTATACCGCGTAGAAACCATAGACCCTAGGCACCTGCCCGAGTTCCACCAGATAGATGGTATAGCGAGCGAGGACGGCGTAAGCCTACGGTGGCTTATGGGCATTCTCTCGGAGTTCCTTGAGAGGCTTGGGTTCCGCGAGTATAAGTTCCGGCCAGCGTACTTCCCCTTTACCGAGCCCTCTATCGAGGGCTACGTCCGGGTTAAGGGCCAGTGGCTCGAGATACTCGGCGCCGGTATGTTCAGGCCAGAGATGCTCGCAGCTCTTGGGGTAGACTACCCCGTCGCGGCGTGGGGCATGGGTATAGAGAGGCTGGCTATGGCTCTCTACGGCCTAACGGACATAAGGCAGCTCTACAGCACAGATGTGCGCTTCCTCTCAACAATTCCCTCAAGGTGGTGGCTATATGCCGGTACTCAGATTTAAGCCGGGGCGTGTTGAGGAAGCTCTAGGCCTAAGCTTGGACAAAGCACTACAGGTAATGGAGAGGCTAAAGATAGAAGTAGAGCTAGACGATGAGGGCAACGTTATCGCCGAGCTTGAGGTAGACAGGCCAGACATGTATAGTCTCGAGGGCATAGCGCGCCAGGCTAAAGGCCTGCTAGGCCTAGAACTAGGTATGCCCAACTACGAGATAGTGGAGAGCGGCTACCGTATAGTAGCCGAGGATGTGCCTACCCGGCCGTACGTCGCGGGCGCTGTAGTCTGGGACGTGGACGTTGACGAGGACTTCCTTGAAGAGCTTATCCAGTTCCAAGAGAAGCTACACACAAGCCATGGTGGGCAGCGAAGGAGGGTAGCGATAGGCCTCCACGACCTAGACAAGCTGCCTTCAAGGAACGTATTCTACAGGTTCATGGATGTAGACAAGGTGGTGTTCAAGCCTCTACACCACGAGAGGGAGATGACACTCCGCGAAGTACTGGAGGAGACTAGCCAGGGCAAGAGCTACGGCTCTATATCGCTCCAAGACGGCAAGCACCCAGTACTCTTCTCCGGAGAAGAGGTCATAAGCGTCCCTCCAGTGATAAACGCCGATCTTACCCGCATCGAGCCGGGCACAAGACACATATTCATAGACGTTACCGGCCCGGAGCTTAAGCCCGTACTAGACATACTCTCGATACTGGCTGCTAACCTAGCTGAAAGAAGCAAGAGCAAGAAGATAGGCATAGTAGACGTAGAGGCGCCATGGGGTAAACTAAGAGAGCCGAGCCTAGAACCAGCGACTATGACACTCTACCCAGAGTATGCGTCAAGGGTTATAGGCACATCTATAACAGCGGATGACACAGTTGAAGCGCTTAAGCGGATGAGGTTCGGCGCAAGGAAGGCCAGTGCTAGCCGCGTGGAGGTCGAGGTGCCGCGGTACCGGGTCGACATACTGCATCCCGTAGATCTTGTTGAGGAGATAGCACTAGCAATAGGCCTCGATAGACTAGCTCCCGAGAAGCCACGGCTGATGCTCAGAGGCTCGCTCTTACCGGTAAGAGCGTGGGAGAGGGAAGCCAGACTAATCCTCGTAGGACACGGTTTCGTCGAGGTATACTCGTATAGCCTTACAAGCTGTAAGGACCAGATAGAGCTAGCTGGTATAGATGAGAAACGCCTAGTAGTAATCGAAAACCCTGTAGGCGTTGAGAGCGAATGCTACCGAGCGTCACTCCTCCCACAGCTACTCCGGATAGCAGCTGCAAACCAGCATGCGGTGCCCCTCCGAGTATTCGAGATCGGCGACGTCATAGTAGCCAGCGAGGAGGACAAGGAGAGAGGAATAGCATATCAGCGTAGAGTAGCGCTCCTATACATGGGTGAGAAGGCTGGCTACGAGGACATACAGTCAGTAGTATACAGTGTCCTAAGGCTCCTGGGCGACGAGATAGCAGAGGTCAAGCCTACAAGCCACAGACTCTTCATAGAAGGTCGTACAGCCGAGCTAAGAACGCGTAGAGGCGTAGTAGCAGTCCTAGGCGAAGTGAAGCCCGAGATACTAGAGAAGCTCGGAATAACGTACCCTATAGCTGCGGCAGAACTCGACTACACGGCCCTCCAGCACAAGTGGCACCGTCCTCCGGCATAGGGCTTTCTGGGGGCAGGAGGCGCCGCTGTCCCCCGCCCCTAACACCCGGGCTCACAGCCCCCACGTGGGGGTCTCGCTCGGGCTCTTACAGACGGGAGTAACGGGGCGGCGCGGCGCTCCCGCCCCCAGAAAGCCCCAGGATTATCCTAGGACGCCCTTGCCCGGGGATATACCCTAGCCTCGTCGAGACGGTATAGACACAGTGAGGCCAGAGCCCCTTTATGTTAATG
The window above is part of the Pyrodictium abyssi genome. Proteins encoded here:
- a CDS encoding metal-dependent hydrolase — its product is MGYVRWLGHSAFEMQIDGYRVLVDPWLSNPQSPVSVKDYEGKVDLVVVTHDHLDHLGDAIEILRLNPSAKFAAIYELANYVAEQLGDNSGRIIGANIGGPLKLPGISLKVMFFPATHSSDRGAPTSVVIAGREATVFHAGDTGLFAEMQFIGELYNPDIALLPIGGHFTMDVVQAAKAVELLKPRVAIPMHYNTFPVIEADPQEFARLVAEKGLDTKVVVLKPGESYEF
- a CDS encoding phenylalanine--tRNA ligase subunit alpha, giving the protein MSQKLAVSESEYQLLKRLVGRVKPGERYTTEELASLLGLPRSQIESLVRLLADKGLLHIEERIVEKYVVTEEAERYLREGFPEEKLVKLLHEHGGQLPVEEARRILGREFGIAMANASRKGWVSVEAGQVKLVAEPLVEAEERKLLDRLRSGEKLPPDELKLLRRRRLVMPEKERITIVSLEESPEKLLEKVVVEIGALTRQLIESGKWRSVRLRSYNVAAEPPRLYPGRLHFFRQFVEYLRDVMKELGFVEVEEPPVELEFWNYDVLFQPQYHPARTPTDTFYLRQPREGSLPDSLADSVRKAHEEGVARSRGWGYRWDPSRAARLILRSHTTAVSARVLAQKPRPPFRFFSLGRVYRVETIDPRHLPEFHQIDGIASEDGVSLRWLMGILSEFLERLGFREYKFRPAYFPFTEPSIEGYVRVKGQWLEILGAGMFRPEMLAALGVDYPVAAWGMGIERLAMALYGLTDIRQLYSTDVRFLSTIPSRWWLYAGTQI
- the pheT gene encoding phenylalanine--tRNA ligase subunit beta, with the translated sequence MPVLRFKPGRVEEALGLSLDKALQVMERLKIEVELDDEGNVIAELEVDRPDMYSLEGIARQAKGLLGLELGMPNYEIVESGYRIVAEDVPTRPYVAGAVVWDVDVDEDFLEELIQFQEKLHTSHGGQRRRVAIGLHDLDKLPSRNVFYRFMDVDKVVFKPLHHEREMTLREVLEETSQGKSYGSISLQDGKHPVLFSGEEVISVPPVINADLTRIEPGTRHIFIDVTGPELKPVLDILSILAANLAERSKSKKIGIVDVEAPWGKLREPSLEPATMTLYPEYASRVIGTSITADDTVEALKRMRFGARKASASRVEVEVPRYRVDILHPVDLVEEIALAIGLDRLAPEKPRLMLRGSLLPVRAWEREARLILVGHGFVEVYSYSLTSCKDQIELAGIDEKRLVVIENPVGVESECYRASLLPQLLRIAAANQHAVPLRVFEIGDVIVASEEDKERGIAYQRRVALLYMGEKAGYEDIQSVVYSVLRLLGDEIAEVKPTSHRLFIEGRTAELRTRRGVVAVLGEVKPEILEKLGITYPIAAAELDYTALQHKWHRPPA